Genomic window (Maniola jurtina chromosome 8, ilManJurt1.1, whole genome shotgun sequence):
TCAGCGCCTCCCTGATGCTGTTCCAAGGCAAGGTGTTAAAAGCGTTAGCGATGTCAAGAGACACCGCTAAGACTACCTCACCCCGAGAAACTGCGTCATCCGTTAGGGCCTTCACCCGTGCGACTGCGTCAATGGTGGAACGGCCCCGGCGGAAGCCGAACTGATGGTCGCTGAGACCCGGTCCTGTCTCCTCCAGGTGTTGAACAATACGCGCGGCAACCACACGTTCGAAGAGCTTGCCTACCTCATCAAGTAGCACGATAGGCCTATATGCTGATGGAGAACTGGCTGGGCGACCCTCTTTGCGTAGCAGGACCAGTTTCCCTGTCTTCCAAGGACCTGGAAACTGTCCCTTCTCCAAGCATGCGCTGAAAAGCCCTCTTAGTCGAGGCTCTAGTGGGCCCAAAACCAGTGCTAATGCACGGCCGTGCACTCCATCAGGACCCGGAGCGGTGTTTTTGGATCGGAGCCGCAGCACCGCTGCCTTTAGTTCACCCTCGGTGACTTCGGGCGCGTGAGAAACAGTCTCGTCCTCTCCAGCTGTAGGCGGCGCCATATCAGGTGACTCCTGAATGACCCTTTGTGGGAACAACGAATCCACGACCATCTCCAGCTGTTGAGGCTGAAGAGTTTGTGTGAGGGGTGGTGCCCAGGGGCGCAGCTTTCGTCGGACCATTTTATATGGTCGCCCCCACGGATCAGCGTTGAGGCTCTCAAGCATCTCCTCTTCCGCCAGCTCCTTTGCCGTTTTAATGGCCACCTGTAGGGCAACGACAGCCTCCCTGTACAGCGCGTAGAGGCGCGCCTCCTCTGGCTCATTCCGATTTCGACGGCGGCGGCTCCTTTGGTACTGGCGTCTCACTGCTACGCAGGATCTACGCAGCTGCGCTATCTCCATTGACCACCAGTACACTGCATTTTTTGGCGGGCAGGGACCGACTCGTGGCATAGCCGCATCGCAAACCTGCATCATGGCTTTGCTGAATGACTCGGCCTCCCGTTCCACCTCCACTGGATTTTCAGAACCCGTTACCCATGCTTGAACCAATGCCGCCTCGTACAAGACCTCCTTGTTTAAGCGCTTCAATGACCAGCGAGGACAGTTGCCTCGTGAGATCTGACTTGTACCGCTTGCAGATGCTGCAGATGAGGCAACTGTGAACCGAATATATCGGTGATCGGAGAGTGTCTCCTCACCTTCCAACACTTCCCAACCATGGACACTGCATGCCAGAGCAGCATCAACAAAAGTGATATCTACAATGGAGCCACCCTGTTGCCGCACACACGTGTAAGCCGTCCCCCGGTTCGCCACCGACAGCCCCATTGAGAGCGCCCACTCCTCGAGCTCCCTACCACGCGCGTCAGTCACCGAAGATCCCCACGCCATAGACTTGGCGTTGAAATCACCGGCGACGAGCATCCGGTCTGAGCGATTCCGATCGATTTGGGCTCCGAGGTCCACCAGAAATGACTCAAATTCCGCCAGAGTTCTATTCGGTGAGAAGTAGACGCCAATTACTGTGACGTCACCCACTTGTGCTGAGACATAACCCCGCCCCCTCACAACTCTTTCGAAGTTCGGAGATCCAGCAGCGGTCCGGGTTGTGATGGCTACCAAGCCGTCAAGGTCCCCTGCCCAATCGTCACCCGATGGGACGTAGTACGGTTCAGCGACCACGGCAACGTGTATCGACCACTCCGCTATACTCTGGAACAGGAGGTCCTGAGCTCTAGCAGAGTGGTTGATATTCCCTTGAAGAAATCTGAGAGCCATTTATTATCCTACGGCCATCTCAACCTCCTCAGCCCGATTGTTCATGGATGGGCCGGCAGACTGCGAGGAGACCCGGGGGCCATCGTCAGCTTTACCACTCTTCATTCTGGACTTTCTGGGCTGATTGCATGCGCCGCTGCCCCCCCGATGATCCGCTGGTCTACCAGCTGCCGCACACACACTACAATGTGGCGCGGCCGAACACCCCTTCGCTTTATGGCCAATCTGCCCGCAGCGGTAACAAGTGTCACTGCGGTCAGTCTCAGCGATGCACTGAGCCCTCAAATGACCCCTTTCTAAGCAGCGGTAGCACCGCTGGGGTCGCTCGTCGAGCAGATTAACGCGGGCCGAAACCCAGCCCACTAATAGTCTTCCTCCTTCGACCACCTTTTTTGCAGCCATGACTGGGCAACGCAGCCAAATCGTCCCAAGGCCCGAGGAATTGCGGACTACCTCCCCGGCACGCACCTGATCAACAGAACAACCTCCTATACGTGCCACGGTGGTCACCACGTCATTGCTGGTGACGGAGTCATCCAGGCCCGAAACACGTATATCGACGCATTTGGTGGGCCTAGAGACTCGCACAAATTCTTCACCTACTACTTCCCTGATCTTATGGGCCAGAGCATCCGCCTTCTCTCCACCAGAAGCCGCTGGGAGCTCCAAAATCCGCGCTCCGGTCGCAGCCACTTTAAACCGTACCGCGGCAACGCCAAAATCAGACAGTGAGATATTTTCCTTAGCCTTTTGTATCACTTTACTATAGGAAGCTCCTTTCTCCTCAGCCCCTGGCTGCAGCGTTATAACTATCGCAGCAGAACGAGGCGGTCGGAGCTTTCGAGCCTTGTTCAAGGGTTGAGGCCGTTGCTGAGACTGTGGCTGTGATTTTGACTGGCCTTGTGGCCGCAAGGGCGGTCCATCGCCATGTGCGCCAGTTTTCGACctcttcttattctttttcttcttcttccccTTTTTCCCCTTCTTCCTCCCTCCAACCCTCTCCCAAAGACCCTCTTTGGGAGGGGGTTGGAAGGATGATGCAGAAGGTGGTGTTTGGTGTAACTCTTCTCCGGAGAGCGTCCTCTCTGTGGGACGCAACTCCTTCACAGGTAGGCTGGGGCCTGCTTGCTTTGCTGCCTTTTCTTTTTTATCTGCCGCCAATGGGGGGCGGAGTCGCTTTTCCGGGAGGAGCCTGTCCTCGAAGGAGGCCAGGCGGGCATTTAACATTTCTCCGACCTGGACCATCACCGAGCGACAGATTTCCTCTATCGGGGACGCAGCCGAGATGGCTTCAGAGCGTCGACCCTTCTTCCCCCTTTGAGAAGGCTGCGACACAGGGGGCAGCTCTTCAGCCATATCCGAGGGAGAGGGCACGGAACCCTGTTTCCGCGCACTCTCCATGTCCCTTTTTATGTCAGCGATCTCCTTACGGAGGCTGGCCATTTCAGCCTGCAAGCGCGTGTTTTCGGCCTGCAGTTTCTTGGTCTCCTCTGACATTGTGCGCGAGCTGAGGACTTCTACAGCCTCTTTAATGGAGACCACAGCGTCCTTCAGGACACGCACAAATGTCCCTTTGAGATGGCCAGACTTTGTGGCGACCGTCGTGATCGCCGCCAGACTGTCCTGCACTCGCATTTGGATCTGAGCCACAGTCTTCTCTTCTGCTGGCCCAGACTCCAACGATCCGGCTGCCGACGAATCGGAAAGCCCCTGCTCCTTCCTGAATTGAGAGACGACAGAGGCTCTCAACAGTTCCTCCTCTGCCTTCTCAGAGACATCTTGGCGCCTCTTCCTGGCCAGCTCCGCCTTGGCTTTGGCCGACCCCATAGATTTGCCAGCAGCAGGAGGCCGTCCCCTTCTTCTCGGCTTCCTTGCCTCCGACATCTCATCATCGGTTTCTGTTGACA
Coding sequences:
- the LOC123867684 gene encoding uncharacterized protein LOC123867684 encodes the protein MDKASYKNSTREGPASGESLGASESRSIGPIVYGGANRRLMGVGARMGDKEEGNVLGETEKEEKRREEEKKEEVVMEIGEIESVGPREAGLTESVGLSEVALSLPGSDMIVECGPRSDSDASIIVSGPGRLWQLQGVKRPRLGEDASVSTETDDEMSEARKPRRRGRPPAAGKSMGSAKAKAELARKRRQDVSEKAEEELLRASVVSQFRKEQGLSDSSAAGSLESGPAEEKTVAQIQMRVQDSLAAITTVATKSGHLKGTFVRVLKDAVVSIKEAVEVLSSRTMSEETKKLQAENTRLQAEMASLRKEIADIKRDMESARKQGSVPSPSDMAEELPPVSQPSQRGKKGRRSEAISAASPIEEICRSVMVQVGEMLNARLASFEDRLLPEKRLRPPLAADKKEKAAKQAGPSLPVKELRPTERTLSGEELHQTPPSASSFQPPPKEGLWERVGGRKKGKKGKKKKKNKKRSKTGAHGDGPPLRPQGQSKSQPQSQQRPQPLNKARKLRPPRSAAIVITLQPGAEEKGASYSKVIQKAKENISLSDFGVAAVRFKVAATGARILELPAASGGEKADALAHKIREVVGEEFVRVSRPTKCVDIRVSGLDDSVTSNDVVTTVARIGGCSVDQVRAGEVVRNSSGLGTIWLRCPVMAAKKVVEGGRLLVGWVSARVNLLDERPQRCYRCLERGHLRAQCIAETDRSDTCYRCGQIGHKAKGCSAAPHCSVCAAAGRPADHRGGSGACNQPRKSRMKSGKADDGPRVSSQSAGPSMNNRAEEVEMAVG